A DNA window from Clostridia bacterium contains the following coding sequences:
- a CDS encoding NADP-dependent isocitrate dehydrogenase (Converts isocitrate to alpha ketoglutarate), translating to ALHRRGALDNNKELVDLAKRLEKATLATIEQGVMTGDLIGLFKKDGVEPKKVNSKQFLQEIKLRLENL from the coding sequence GCTTTGCATAGAAGGGGCGCGCTGGATAACAATAAAGAGCTGGTCGATCTTGCGAAAAGACTAGAAAAGGCTACCTTGGCTACGATAGAGCAGGGCGTTATGACCGGCGACTTGATTGGATTGTTCAAAAAAGACGGCGTAGAGCCCAAAAAAGTCAATTCAAAACAATTCTTGCAAGAAATCAAGCTTAGACTTGAAAACCTATAA
- a CDS encoding helix-turn-helix transcriptional regulator, protein MEEKYIPTEIKDIISVDKLYSLHYFAYSKNFRFEGEQHNFWEIVYCDSGEADITDIDQSFILSQGQAFIHAPNHFHNVRPNRSNTNVIVTGFDGNLEPIHKIAGTVLEISNNERVFIKNMLSQSRKVFSAPLNLVYQYSLDLKEKAELGALQNIKNCLECLLLFLLEEKSQSSKPADETQNYIVKQMINIMQKSIGSKLTIQSLSYKLGYSPTYLKKLFKETMGESIIQYFIRLKIEKAKSYISEGIYSISDISEMLGYDTLQYFSKQFKDITNMSPSDYIQSIKETGILK, encoded by the coding sequence ATGGAAGAAAAATATATCCCAACTGAGATAAAAGACATAATATCAGTAGATAAACTCTATTCGCTTCATTATTTTGCTTATTCAAAAAACTTCCGCTTTGAAGGAGAGCAGCATAACTTTTGGGAAATTGTTTATTGCGATTCGGGCGAAGCAGATATTACTGATATCGATCAAAGTTTCATTTTAAGCCAAGGACAGGCTTTTATTCATGCTCCTAACCATTTTCATAACGTCAGACCTAACCGTTCTAATACCAATGTCATAGTAACGGGATTTGACGGTAATCTTGAACCCATACATAAAATAGCAGGTACGGTTTTGGAAATCTCAAACAATGAAAGAGTTTTTATAAAAAATATGCTAAGCCAAAGCAGAAAAGTTTTCTCTGCTCCGCTTAATTTGGTGTATCAATACAGCCTTGACCTAAAAGAAAAGGCTGAGTTAGGTGCATTACAAAATATAAAAAACTGCCTTGAATGTCTGCTGCTTTTTTTGTTAGAAGAAAAGTCGCAATCATCTAAGCCTGCCGACGAAACGCAGAATTATATAGTCAAGCAGATGATTAATATTATGCAAAAAAGCATAGGATCAAAACTGACGATTCAATCTCTTTCTTATAAGCTTGGCTACTCGCCTACTTATCTAAAAAAGTTATTTAAAGAAACAATGGGCGAAAGCATTATTCAATATTTTATTCGTCTAAAAATCGAAAAGGCAAAAAGCTATATCTCCGAAGGCATTTATTCTATATCAGACATTTCCGAAATGCTGGGGTATGATACTTTGCAATACTTTTCAAAGCAATTCAAAGACATAACCAATATGTCCCCTTCTGATTATATACAGTCAATCAAAGAAACAGGAATTTTGAAATAA
- a CDS encoding aminoglycoside phosphotransferase family protein produces the protein MNDYKDIYKNFLIDGDFVSLERYGEGHINDTYKLSVSDNGKIVNYILQRINKRLFTNVEALMRNIELVTDFCRKSVIKRGGDPLRECLTLVKTRDGKSYYFDGTEYFRVYLFIENATTYQIVRNPQDFYQSAVAFGNFANLLADFDASQLYEVLPNFHNTKVRYENFKKAVEKDEFGRKQEVLKEIEWVEDHKYLCSQIVDKIASGEIPLRVTHNDTKLNNVMIDDATGKAIAVIDLDTVMPGSLCYDFGDSIRFGCNPAAEDEPDLSKVNFRFDLYQTYLEGYLSAIGDSITKAEKENLPMGAVLMTYECGMRFLTDYLEGDVYFRTSRKGQNLDRAHTQFKLVDDMLAIFDKMKALVK, from the coding sequence ATGAACGATTATAAGGATATTTACAAAAACTTTTTAATTGACGGTGATTTTGTAAGCCTAGAACGCTATGGCGAAGGACATATCAATGATACATATAAGCTAAGCGTAAGCGATAACGGCAAGATTGTCAATTATATTCTTCAAAGAATCAATAAAAGACTGTTTACCAATGTAGAAGCTTTGATGCGCAATATAGAACTAGTAACAGACTTTTGCCGTAAAAGCGTAATTAAGCGCGGCGGAGATCCTTTGCGTGAATGTTTGACACTTGTAAAAACAAGAGACGGAAAAAGCTATTACTTTGACGGAACAGAATATTTTAGAGTGTATTTGTTTATAGAAAACGCAACAACATACCAGATAGTTAGAAATCCTCAGGATTTTTATCAAAGCGCAGTAGCTTTTGGTAATTTTGCCAATTTGCTTGCTGATTTTGATGCTTCCCAACTTTATGAAGTTTTGCCCAATTTCCACAACACCAAAGTTCGCTATGAAAACTTCAAAAAAGCGGTGGAAAAAGACGAATTTGGACGCAAACAAGAAGTGTTAAAAGAAATCGAATGGGTAGAAGATCACAAATATTTGTGCTCTCAAATCGTGGATAAAATTGCTTCTGGCGAGATACCTCTTCGTGTTACCCATAATGACACAAAACTAAACAACGTAATGATAGACGACGCTACAGGCAAAGCAATAGCAGTTATAGATTTGGATACAGTTATGCCTGGTTCATTGTGCTATGATTTTGGCGACAGCATCCGTTTTGGCTGCAACCCTGCTGCCGAAGACGAACCCGATTTGTCCAAAGTTAACTTCCGTTTTGATCTGTATCAAACCTATCTTGAGGGCTATCTTTCAGCAATAGGCGATTCTATAACCAAGGCAGAAAAAGAAAACTTGCCTATGGGTGCGGTTTTGATGACTTATGAATGCGGAATGCGCTTTTTGACAGATTATCTTGAAGGCGATGTGTATTTCAGAACATCAAGAAAAGGACAAAACCTTGACCGCGCACATACTCAGTTTAAGCTTGTTGACGATATGTTAGCAATCTTTGACAAGATGAAGGCTTTGGTGAAATAA
- a CDS encoding UDP-glucose--hexose-1-phosphate uridylyltransferase yields MDGFLLTEKLLRYAKKHLHLDEFDEVYTRNVLLSELKLSKPCEQNADLSSIDSMDVPDELWQELKEYAIENNLADDDTADIFCANIFGLLTPVPSEINREFHIIKEKSGIQAACDYLFDMCIKNGYIQKTAIARNLKWDYEDEKNKLEITINLSKPEKNNKDIAKLLTMPQGNKYPQCMLCKENEGFEGTMTHPPRRNLRTIKVNLNGEKWFMQYSPYAYYDEHCIVINEEHIPMRVDEKTPYKLLDFVDAFPNYFIGSNASLPIVGGSILNHEHYQGGRHLMPMHFAKIKKEYTASKYPDLKIGILDWYNSVIQIEGKSRDCVAAFAAEVIKEWKEFSCPECEIISHTGQTPHNAVSPICRKSGDTYIMSLILRNNRTNEQYPDGIFHVHPEYQNIKSEGIGLIEAMGLFILPGRLKRQLDEIENILFGKSQYDQNLYNDKNHDLYIHRNMIQKLMNEGMAKDKAQAHERVQNYVNRVCAAILDNTSVFKNDEIGKKGFQKFIKTLNLQEV; encoded by the coding sequence ATGGACGGATTTTTACTGACCGAAAAATTGCTAAGATATGCAAAAAAACATTTACATTTAGATGAGTTTGACGAAGTTTATACGCGCAATGTTTTATTGTCAGAATTAAAATTATCTAAACCTTGTGAACAAAACGCTGATTTATCCAGTATAGACTCAATGGATGTTCCTGACGAGTTATGGCAAGAACTGAAAGAATATGCAATAGAAAACAACCTTGCTGACGACGATACTGCCGATATTTTTTGCGCAAATATATTTGGACTGCTTACTCCCGTACCGTCAGAGATTAATAGAGAGTTCCATATAATTAAGGAAAAGAGCGGAATACAGGCAGCTTGCGATTATCTTTTTGATATGTGCATCAAAAACGGCTATATCCAAAAGACGGCGATAGCACGAAATCTAAAATGGGATTATGAAGACGAAAAAAACAAGCTGGAAATAACGATTAATCTTTCCAAGCCCGAAAAGAACAATAAAGATATAGCAAAACTGCTTACTATGCCGCAGGGAAACAAATATCCTCAATGTATGTTGTGTAAGGAAAATGAAGGCTTTGAAGGCACTATGACTCATCCGCCTAGAAGAAATCTTCGTACCATAAAAGTTAATCTAAACGGTGAAAAATGGTTTATGCAGTATTCACCTTATGCATACTATGATGAACATTGCATTGTCATCAATGAAGAACATATTCCCATGCGTGTAGATGAAAAAACGCCTTATAAGCTTTTGGACTTTGTAGATGCTTTTCCTAATTACTTCATAGGCAGCAATGCTTCATTGCCCATTGTAGGCGGATCTATTCTTAACCACGAACATTATCAAGGCGGACGCCATCTGATGCCTATGCATTTTGCCAAAATCAAAAAGGAATACACAGCTTCAAAATATCCTGATTTGAAAATAGGCATACTTGACTGGTACAACAGTGTGATCCAGATAGAAGGCAAAAGCAGAGATTGTGTCGCAGCTTTTGCAGCTGAGGTTATTAAAGAATGGAAGGAGTTTTCGTGTCCCGAATGCGAAATCATAAGCCATACAGGACAAACTCCGCACAATGCAGTATCGCCTATATGCAGAAAGTCAGGCGACACTTATATAATGTCTTTAATACTTAGAAACAACCGTACTAATGAACAATACCCCGACGGTATTTTCCATGTTCATCCCGAGTACCAAAACATCAAAAGCGAAGGCATCGGCTTGATTGAAGCTATGGGCTTGTTTATACTGCCTGGACGCCTAAAACGCCAGCTTGACGAAATAGAAAACATACTTTTCGGAAAATCGCAATATGACCAAAATTTATACAATGATAAAAATCATGACTTATATATTCATAGAAATATGATTCAAAAACTTATGAATGAGGGCATGGCAAAAGACAAGGCGCAAGCACATGAAAGAGTTCAAAACTATGTAAACCGTGTTTGTGCTGCAATTTTAGATAATACATCCGTATTCAAAAATGATGAAATCGGCAAAAAAGGTTTCCAA